In the Ilumatobacteraceae bacterium genome, one interval contains:
- the cimA gene encoding citramalate synthase produces MTSQPNSPDKVRVEIFDTTLRDGLQVEGVSASVDDKLRIAEQLDHLGVRFIEGGWPGANPKDIEFFARAATELALTTSTFVAFGSTRRPRGKVDDDQTLQHLLDANTSAVCIVAKSSDYHVTEALKTTLDEGAAMIADSVEFLHGHGRQVLVDMEHFFDGFKDNPEFSFRALEAAVVKGATHVVLCDTNGGSLPHEIEEIVTAVHAHVGNDVIIGIHCHDDTGCAVANSMAAVRGGARHVQGTLNGLGERTGNANLTSIIPNLQLKQNYLCLPEGRMERLTVVSHRIAETLNRAVDPQAPYVGSSAFAHKAGLHVSAIARAKDAYEHVSPEAVGNGTRFVVSEMAGKATIQMKADDLGIDMDGPAVMQVIDDLKRLEHEGYHFEAADASLELLMRRSAGWEHEFFQVESMRVITDEVGGGEFNTEATVKVWVGDERYVFTAEGNGPVNAIDTALRRAVGKAYPHLANIHLTDYKVRILEGGGATGAVTRVLLSATDGVTDWTTIGVSPNIIEASWRALEESVVYGLLHAPDAVGGV; encoded by the coding sequence GGCGTCCGCTTCATCGAGGGCGGCTGGCCAGGTGCCAACCCCAAGGACATCGAGTTCTTCGCCCGAGCGGCGACCGAACTCGCCCTGACCACGTCGACGTTCGTGGCGTTCGGGTCCACACGACGTCCGCGTGGCAAGGTCGATGACGACCAGACGCTGCAGCACCTGCTCGACGCGAACACGTCGGCGGTCTGCATCGTGGCGAAGAGCAGCGACTACCACGTCACCGAGGCGCTCAAGACCACCCTCGACGAGGGTGCCGCGATGATCGCCGACTCGGTCGAGTTCCTGCACGGACACGGCCGGCAGGTGCTCGTCGACATGGAGCACTTCTTCGACGGGTTCAAGGACAACCCGGAGTTCTCGTTCCGGGCGCTGGAGGCCGCCGTCGTCAAGGGCGCCACCCATGTGGTGCTCTGCGACACCAACGGCGGCTCGCTGCCACACGAGATCGAAGAGATCGTCACCGCCGTCCACGCTCACGTCGGCAACGACGTCATCATCGGGATCCACTGCCACGACGACACGGGGTGTGCCGTGGCGAACTCGATGGCGGCCGTGCGCGGTGGCGCCCGGCACGTCCAGGGCACGCTGAACGGCCTCGGCGAACGGACCGGCAACGCGAACCTGACGTCGATCATCCCGAACCTCCAGCTGAAGCAGAACTACCTGTGCCTGCCCGAGGGGCGGATGGAACGGCTGACCGTCGTGTCGCACCGCATCGCCGAGACGCTCAACCGTGCGGTCGACCCGCAGGCGCCGTACGTCGGGTCGTCGGCGTTCGCTCACAAGGCCGGGTTGCACGTCAGCGCGATCGCTCGGGCGAAGGACGCCTACGAGCACGTCAGTCCCGAAGCGGTCGGCAACGGCACACGGTTCGTCGTGTCGGAGATGGCCGGCAAGGCGACGATCCAGATGAAGGCCGACGACCTCGGCATCGACATGGACGGGCCGGCCGTGATGCAGGTCATCGACGACCTGAAGCGACTCGAGCACGAGGGATACCACTTCGAGGCGGCGGATGCGTCGCTCGAACTGCTCATGCGTCGCTCGGCCGGCTGGGAACACGAGTTCTTCCAGGTCGAGTCGATGCGGGTGATCACCGACGAGGTCGGGGGCGGCGAGTTCAACACCGAGGCCACGGTCAAGGTCTGGGTCGGTGACGAGCGCTACGTGTTCACCGCAGAGGGCAACGGCCCGGTCAACGCGATCGACACCGCGCTGCGCCGCGCGGTCGGCAAGGCGTACCCGCATCTCGCCAACATCCACCTCACCGACTACAAGGTGCGCATCCTCGAAGGTGGGGGAGCGACCGGCGCCGTGACCAGGGTGCTGCTGTCGGCGACCGACGGTGTGACCGACTGGACGACGATCGGTGTGAGCCCGAACATCATCGAGGCATCGTGGCGAGCGCTGGAGGAGAGCGTGGTCTACGGCCTCCTGCACGCGCCCGACGCCGTAGGCGGTGTCTGA
- a CDS encoding TIGR03619 family F420-dependent LLM class oxidoreductase — translation MHIGALIFPTDETIRPDVLAPELERRGYESFWVAEHTHIPVGRRTPYPGGGDLPDMYWRTMDPFVVLTAAALATTTLKVGTGIALVNQHHPINAAKQTASIDFLSGGRFLYGVGVGWNEDEMEHHGIDPSKRRTSARERILATKALWTQDEASFDGDHVQIAPSVSYPKPVTKPHPPVIMGGGGGPVTFRHIVEYCDGWMPIHGRTDPLERLPLLHEMAEQAGRDPGSIEIGIYGCPMQSDVVERYRNAGVDRVVFWLPATDPDSVMAAVDRGAEFIG, via the coding sequence ATGCACATCGGCGCCCTGATCTTCCCGACCGACGAGACGATCCGTCCGGACGTCCTGGCGCCCGAGCTGGAGCGGCGCGGCTACGAGTCGTTCTGGGTTGCCGAACACACCCACATTCCCGTTGGCCGACGCACCCCGTATCCGGGTGGTGGCGATCTGCCCGACATGTACTGGCGCACGATGGACCCCTTCGTCGTGCTCACGGCCGCAGCCCTGGCGACCACGACGCTCAAGGTCGGGACGGGTATCGCGCTGGTGAACCAGCATCACCCGATCAACGCCGCCAAGCAGACCGCGTCGATCGACTTCCTGTCGGGAGGTCGGTTCCTGTACGGCGTGGGCGTCGGGTGGAACGAGGACGAGATGGAGCATCACGGCATCGACCCGTCGAAGCGCCGCACGAGCGCCCGCGAGCGCATCCTCGCGACCAAGGCGCTCTGGACGCAGGACGAAGCATCGTTCGACGGTGACCACGTGCAGATCGCCCCGAGTGTCTCGTACCCCAAGCCGGTCACGAAGCCGCATCCTCCGGTGATCATGGGAGGTGGCGGTGGGCCGGTCACGTTCCGGCACATCGTCGAGTACTGCGACGGCTGGATGCCGATCCACGGCCGCACCGATCCGCTCGAACGACTGCCGCTGCTGCACGAGATGGCCGAACAGGCGGGCCGCGATCCCGGCTCGATCGAGATCGGGATCTACGGCTGCCCGATGCAGAGCGACGTGGTCGAGCGCTATCGCAACGCCGGGGTGGATCGGGTCGTGTTCTGGTTGCCCGCCACCGACCCCGATTCGGTGATGGCGGCGGTCGATCGCGGCGCAGAGTTCATCGGCTGA
- the bcp gene encoding thioredoxin-dependent thiol peroxidase has protein sequence MAETSSTPAVGKRAPAFTLLDQNEESVRLSALKGRRVLVYFYPRADTPGCTTQACGLRDISADIGDTVIIGISPDKPAKLKKFDDKYELGFTLVSDLDHAIAEKYGVWVLKKNYGKEYMGVQRSAFLVGADGKIEQAWPKIKPKDTPTELLAALADDA, from the coding sequence ATGGCTGAAACATCATCGACCCCCGCCGTCGGCAAGCGCGCCCCGGCGTTCACCCTCCTCGATCAGAACGAGGAGTCGGTCCGGTTGTCGGCGCTCAAGGGCCGCCGCGTGCTCGTGTACTTCTACCCGCGAGCCGACACGCCGGGTTGCACCACGCAGGCGTGCGGTCTGCGCGACATCAGCGCCGACATCGGCGACACGGTGATCATCGGCATCAGCCCCGACAAGCCGGCCAAGCTGAAGAAGTTCGACGACAAGTACGAGCTCGGGTTCACGCTCGTCAGCGATCTCGATCATGCGATCGCCGAGAAGTACGGCGTGTGGGTGCTCAAGAAGAACTACGGCAAGGAGTACATGGGCGTGCAGCGCTCGGCGTTCCTGGTCGGCGCCGACGGCAAGATCGAACAGGCCTGGCCGAAGATCAAGCCCAAGGACACCCCCACCGAACTCCTCGCCGCCCTCGCCGACGACGCCTGA
- a CDS encoding GNAT family N-acetyltransferase, with the protein MIAASGGPVAGSLVRLDVDKEAAVDPLLTACEAHTAGLESLARLSGEVVRAGSAVGVFTGLPFPPFNGIHIWRGEGDARTDIASLVAVGEKDGLAMTICAPVGAPQEASVERAAIELGFAVLGGPAPAMILTDLDVPPLPDGVTSVRAMTAADLAAPTRFSVEVFGMPREVAEAATDASTLTWDDLEWFTLWAGGEPVATAMLFLADDTANIFNVAVPAAHRRKGFGAAATWEAVRCGRERGAVRSTLVASVMGAPVYTRMGFETAGHVRTFVRV; encoded by the coding sequence GTGATCGCCGCATCCGGCGGCCCAGTCGCGGGGAGCCTGGTACGTTTGGACGTCGACAAGGAGGCGGCGGTGGACCCACTTCTCACTGCATGCGAAGCGCACACTGCGGGGCTCGAATCGTTGGCGAGGCTCTCTGGCGAGGTCGTGAGAGCTGGCAGCGCAGTCGGCGTCTTCACCGGTCTGCCGTTCCCGCCGTTCAACGGTATTCACATCTGGAGGGGTGAGGGCGACGCTCGGACCGACATCGCAAGCCTGGTAGCAGTGGGTGAGAAGGACGGGTTGGCGATGACCATCTGCGCCCCGGTGGGAGCTCCACAGGAAGCCTCGGTCGAACGAGCGGCGATCGAGCTGGGGTTTGCGGTGCTGGGTGGACCGGCTCCTGCGATGATTCTGACCGACCTGGATGTCCCGCCGCTCCCTGACGGCGTCACGTCAGTCCGGGCGATGACGGCAGCGGACCTCGCGGCGCCGACCAGGTTCAGCGTCGAGGTGTTCGGTATGCCTCGCGAGGTTGCTGAGGCAGCGACCGACGCGTCAACGCTCACCTGGGACGACCTCGAGTGGTTCACGCTGTGGGCTGGTGGCGAACCCGTTGCGACCGCGATGCTGTTCCTCGCAGACGACACGGCGAACATCTTCAACGTCGCTGTTCCAGCCGCTCATCGCCGGAAGGGATTCGGCGCGGCGGCGACGTGGGAGGCCGTCCGCTGCGGCCGGGAACGAGGGGCGGTGCGCTCGACGCTCGTTGCGTCGGTCATGGGTGCCCCCGTGTACACCCGGATGGGATTCGAGACCGCTGGCCACGTCCGTACGTTCGTCCGGGTCTGA
- a CDS encoding DUF3048 domain-containing protein, translating into MRRSALLVVATTMALALAACSGGDDRAQDTVGSTTTPDAATVTIVADATADSPEAPPDVVRQPLTGELITGGADVIGRPALAVTIDNHPDARQNHSGLAVADIVYEQIVEGGFTRFLAILHTNDSDLVGPIRSGRSHDVALLAPLDVPLYAWSGGNPGVNRLIAEAPVVDLSALLGAAGYFRGPGVGPHDLYNDTESLWDQTPSDHAGAPRQQFEYTFPGESFVGTEIAGFDLRIGDLVVGWNWDAAAGSWRRSQDGVEHVDVTHGPIASTNVVVMVVAYGRSAIDVNSPEARTVGEGLAVVFSDGKAVEGRWERSAENEPIAFLDENGDQLALTPGSTWVELAAGDPENPVAPISSFP; encoded by the coding sequence ATGAGGAGAAGCGCGTTGCTCGTGGTCGCGACCACGATGGCGCTCGCTCTTGCTGCGTGTAGTGGTGGCGATGACCGTGCGCAGGACACGGTTGGCAGCACGACCACACCGGACGCGGCGACCGTGACCATCGTGGCCGACGCAACCGCCGACAGCCCGGAGGCGCCGCCCGACGTGGTCCGACAGCCGTTGACGGGCGAGCTGATCACGGGTGGTGCCGATGTCATCGGCCGGCCGGCGTTGGCCGTCACGATCGACAATCACCCCGACGCTCGCCAGAACCACTCGGGGCTGGCGGTCGCCGACATCGTGTACGAGCAGATCGTCGAGGGAGGTTTCACGCGCTTTCTCGCCATCTTGCACACGAACGATTCGGATCTGGTCGGGCCGATCCGGTCAGGTCGATCGCACGACGTGGCGCTGCTCGCACCGCTCGACGTGCCGCTGTACGCCTGGAGTGGCGGCAACCCGGGCGTGAACAGGTTGATCGCCGAGGCGCCGGTCGTCGACCTCAGCGCCCTCTTGGGTGCGGCCGGCTACTTCCGAGGTCCGGGTGTCGGTCCACACGATCTCTACAACGACACCGAGTCACTGTGGGACCAGACCCCGAGCGATCATGCTGGGGCACCACGGCAGCAGTTCGAGTACACGTTCCCGGGGGAGAGCTTCGTCGGTACCGAGATCGCCGGATTCGACCTCCGTATCGGCGATCTCGTGGTGGGGTGGAATTGGGATGCGGCAGCTGGCTCGTGGCGACGTTCGCAGGACGGCGTCGAGCACGTGGATGTCACCCACGGGCCGATCGCTTCGACCAATGTCGTCGTCATGGTGGTTGCGTACGGTCGCAGCGCGATCGATGTCAACAGCCCGGAGGCGCGAACGGTCGGCGAAGGGCTGGCGGTCGTGTTCAGCGACGGGAAGGCGGTCGAAGGCCGATGGGAGCGGTCGGCGGAGAACGAACCGATCGCGTTCCTCGACGAGAACGGCGATCAACTCGCGTTGACCCCGGGTTCGACGTGGGTCGAGCTTGCGGCAGGCGATCCCGAGAACCCGGTCGCGCCCATTTCCTCGTTCCCCTGA
- a CDS encoding CopG family transcriptional regulator, with translation MQRTTVKLPDDLDARLRHEAERRGVTVSDLTREAIETLLSAPQGQRRLLAAGAGASGRSDISERIEEILANEVGSSH, from the coding sequence ATGCAACGGACGACGGTCAAACTTCCTGACGATCTCGACGCTCGACTGAGGCACGAAGCCGAACGCCGAGGAGTCACGGTGTCCGATCTCACCAGAGAAGCCATCGAGACGCTGCTCTCCGCCCCGCAGGGACAGCGCCGGCTCCTCGCTGCCGGCGCCGGTGCCAGTGGTCGCAGTGACATCTCCGAGCGGATCGAAGAAATACTTGCCAACGAGGTCGGCTCATCTCACTGA
- a CDS encoding PIN domain-containing protein, producing MVDAGPLYAYIDRDDRHHAASLDLLESHPGPLIVPALVVTEVTYLLGTRLGPDPEVRFLGDLAAGNLIVEPVAASDWLRIAELVARYADLPLGTVDGSVIAAAERLGTNDIATLDHRHFTVVRSNIGPLNLLP from the coding sequence ATCGTCGATGCCGGCCCGCTCTACGCATACATCGATCGCGACGACCGGCACCACGCTGCGAGCCTCGACCTGCTCGAGTCGCACCCCGGGCCGCTGATCGTGCCGGCCCTCGTCGTCACCGAAGTGACCTACCTCCTCGGCACTCGTCTCGGTCCGGACCCAGAAGTGCGCTTCCTCGGCGACCTCGCCGCAGGCAACCTCATCGTTGAGCCGGTTGCAGCGTCAGACTGGTTGCGCATCGCCGAACTGGTCGCGCGGTACGCCGACTTGCCGTTGGGCACGGTCGATGGATCGGTGATTGCGGCAGCTGAGCGACTTGGTACCAACGACATAGCGACACTCGACCACCGCCACTTCACGGTCGTCAGATCGAACATCGGACCTCTCAACCTCCTGCCCTGA
- a CDS encoding DUF2237 domain-containing protein encodes MQQINVLGSELMPCSYDPMTGYYRTGCCENRGDDPGMHVVCCRVTDDFLAFSKESGNDLSTPMPQYGFAGLSDGDQWCVCAARWDEAREAGRACPVVLESTHVSALEFVDLAHLRAHAVTPD; translated from the coding sequence ATGCAGCAGATCAACGTCCTCGGCAGCGAGCTCATGCCCTGTTCGTACGACCCGATGACCGGCTACTACCGCACGGGCTGCTGCGAGAACCGGGGTGACGACCCGGGCATGCACGTGGTGTGCTGCCGGGTCACCGACGACTTCCTGGCGTTCTCGAAGGAGTCGGGGAACGACCTGTCGACACCGATGCCGCAGTACGGCTTCGCCGGGTTGTCCGACGGCGACCAGTGGTGCGTGTGCGCCGCCCGCTGGGACGAGGCGCGCGAGGCGGGCCGTGCGTGCCCGGTCGTGCTGGAGAGCACCCACGTGTCGGCGTTGGAGTTCGTCGACCTCGCCCACCTCCGCGCCCACGCCGTCACCCCCGACTGA
- a CDS encoding TIGR03618 family F420-dependent PPOX class oxidoreductase, whose translation MLEPAIRELATAGTNFATVCVTLPTGEIASHVMWIDADDDHIVFNTETHRAKFRALEHDPRVTVTILKADNPYAYAEVRGTVAETITGDEARAHIDALSQRYFGKPYDNPITSERVIVKVAPDRQRAVGL comes from the coding sequence ATGCTCGAACCTGCGATCCGGGAGCTGGCCACCGCCGGCACGAACTTCGCCACCGTCTGCGTGACCCTGCCCACCGGCGAGATCGCGAGTCACGTCATGTGGATCGACGCCGACGACGACCACATCGTGTTCAACACCGAGACGCACCGTGCGAAGTTCCGTGCGCTCGAGCACGACCCCCGGGTCACCGTCACGATCCTGAAGGCCGACAACCCGTACGCCTATGCCGAGGTGCGCGGCACGGTGGCGGAGACGATCACCGGCGACGAGGCGCGCGCCCACATCGACGCGCTGTCGCAGCGCTACTTCGGCAAGCCGTACGACAATCCGATCACCAGCGAGCGCGTGATCGTCAAGGTCGCTCCCGATCGTCAGCGAGCGGTCGGGCTGTGA
- the purE gene encoding 5-(carboxyamino)imidazole ribonucleotide mutase produces the protein MSGSEPVVGVVMGSSSDWPTMSKAVDVLTEFGVAHEARVVSAHRMPDEMFAYAEGAADRGLRAIIAGAGGAAHLPGMLAAKTLVPVLGVPVASRHLAGQDSLLSIVQMPAGVPTATFAIGEAGATNAALFAVAMLAADDPALRDALAAYRSARRDQAAASVLPPG, from the coding sequence GTGAGCGGTTCGGAGCCGGTCGTCGGCGTCGTGATGGGGTCGTCGAGCGACTGGCCGACGATGTCCAAGGCGGTCGACGTGCTGACCGAGTTCGGGGTTGCCCACGAGGCGCGGGTGGTCTCGGCGCATCGGATGCCCGACGAGATGTTCGCCTACGCCGAGGGCGCCGCCGACCGCGGGCTGCGAGCGATCATCGCCGGTGCCGGGGGAGCGGCGCATCTGCCCGGCATGCTCGCCGCGAAGACTTTGGTCCCGGTGCTCGGTGTGCCGGTCGCCTCGCGGCACCTGGCCGGGCAGGACTCCCTGCTGTCGATCGTGCAGATGCCCGCCGGCGTGCCGACGGCGACGTTCGCGATCGGCGAGGCCGGGGCCACCAACGCCGCGTTGTTCGCGGTGGCGATGCTCGCCGCCGACGATCCGGCGCTGCGTGACGCCCTGGCGGCTTACCGGTCGGCCCGACGCGACCAGGCGGCTGCCTCGGTGCTGCCCCCGGGATGA
- a CDS encoding 5-(carboxyamino)imidazole ribonucleotide synthase: MSEHPPILPPATIGILGGGQLGRYALIAARTMGYRTMVLEPDPNAPAGRIADEHLIADYDDVDALRRLGDECSVVTTEFENPPATALDELRRRTIVAPSPRAVAIAQDRVAEKAFLVDAGIPVGTYAVVEHADDDPDIVYPAILKTARLGYDGKGQRRVGDASEMRAAWRLLGSVPCVLEQALDLQTEVSVIVARSANGGFESYPVAENTHVDGVLDLTVVPASISPLLADRAVGLALTIADALDYVGVLAVEFFVVGGDLLVNELAPRPHNSGHWTLDVAQTSQFEQQIRAVCGLPLGDTSMTQAGAAMANLLGDVWDAGEPVWDQGLQSGRTALHLYGKQVARPGRKMGHLTAWGDDWQQAAVAVRTARERLSRPG; encoded by the coding sequence ATGAGCGAACATCCTCCGATCCTCCCGCCGGCGACGATCGGCATCCTCGGCGGCGGCCAACTCGGCCGCTACGCGTTGATCGCCGCCCGAACCATGGGGTACCGGACGATGGTGCTCGAACCCGATCCGAATGCGCCCGCCGGTCGGATCGCCGACGAGCACCTGATCGCCGATTACGACGACGTCGACGCGCTCCGGCGGCTCGGCGACGAGTGCAGCGTGGTCACGACCGAGTTCGAGAACCCGCCGGCGACCGCGCTCGACGAGCTGAGGCGCCGCACCATCGTCGCCCCCTCGCCGCGGGCGGTCGCGATCGCACAGGACCGGGTCGCCGAGAAGGCGTTCCTCGTCGACGCCGGCATCCCGGTCGGCACCTACGCCGTCGTCGAGCACGCCGACGACGACCCCGACATCGTGTACCCGGCGATCCTGAAGACCGCTCGGCTCGGCTACGACGGCAAGGGGCAGCGTCGGGTCGGCGACGCGTCGGAGATGCGGGCGGCCTGGCGGCTGCTCGGGTCGGTGCCGTGCGTGCTGGAACAGGCACTCGACCTGCAGACCGAGGTCAGCGTCATCGTCGCTCGGTCCGCGAACGGCGGGTTCGAGTCGTATCCCGTCGCGGAGAACACCCACGTCGACGGGGTCCTGGACCTGACGGTCGTGCCGGCGTCGATCTCGCCCTTGCTGGCAGACCGGGCCGTCGGTCTGGCGCTCACGATCGCCGACGCGCTCGACTACGTGGGCGTGCTGGCCGTCGAGTTCTTCGTCGTCGGCGGCGACCTGCTGGTCAACGAGTTGGCGCCGCGGCCGCACAACAGTGGGCACTGGACACTCGACGTCGCCCAGACCTCGCAATTCGAACAGCAGATCCGAGCCGTGTGCGGCCTCCCGCTCGGCGACACGTCGATGACGCAGGCCGGCGCGGCGATGGCGAACCTGCTCGGCGATGTGTGGGATGCCGGCGAACCGGTGTGGGACCAGGGCCTCCAGTCGGGCCGGACCGCCCTGCATCTCTACGGCAAGCAGGTGGCGCGTCCGGGTCGGAAGATGGGGCACCTGACCGCGTGGGGTGATGACTGGCAACAGGCCGCCGTCGCCGTGCGAACGGCGCGTGAGCGACTCAGCCGCCCAGGTTGA
- a CDS encoding VIT1/CCC1 transporter family protein, translating into MSAHSHEPHGGHRAVSGGLARAAVFGVSDGLVSNVSLILGFAGSGVDNTVVRLAGLAGAVAGGISMAAGEWVSISSQNDLIKRELDIERRELIHNSEHETQELAAVYESHGMGTERAAAAAHEVMQQPEMALAVHAREELGVDPDSLQSAAWAAGLSLICFLFGALLPVIPWFVGGGNSAAWSSLAIGMVTAAFVGGLVARFAERSVVIGVVRQVVIVVVACGITYLIGELVGVNLGG; encoded by the coding sequence GTGAGTGCGCACTCCCACGAACCCCACGGCGGGCACCGAGCGGTGTCCGGCGGCCTCGCCCGAGCGGCGGTCTTCGGGGTGAGCGACGGCCTCGTGTCCAACGTCTCGCTCATCCTCGGCTTCGCCGGGTCGGGCGTCGACAACACGGTGGTTCGTCTTGCCGGTCTGGCCGGCGCCGTCGCCGGTGGCATCTCGATGGCTGCGGGTGAGTGGGTGTCGATCAGCTCACAGAACGACCTGATCAAGCGCGAGCTCGACATCGAGCGCCGCGAACTCATCCACAACTCCGAACACGAGACCCAAGAACTCGCCGCCGTCTACGAGTCGCACGGCATGGGCACCGAGCGGGCCGCTGCCGCCGCCCACGAGGTCATGCAACAACCCGAGATGGCGCTGGCGGTACATGCCCGCGAAGAGCTCGGCGTCGACCCCGACTCGCTCCAATCGGCCGCGTGGGCGGCCGGGTTGTCCCTCATCTGTTTTCTCTTCGGCGCGCTCTTGCCGGTGATCCCCTGGTTCGTCGGCGGCGGAAACTCGGCGGCGTGGTCGTCGCTCGCCATCGGCATGGTCACCGCTGCGTTCGTGGGCGGTCTCGTGGCCCGTTTCGCGGAGCGTTCGGTGGTCATCGGCGTCGTGCGCCAGGTCGTGATCGTGGTGGTCGCCTGCGGCATCACCTACCTGATCGGCGAGCTGGTCGGCGTCAACCTGGGCGGCTGA
- a CDS encoding sigma-70 family RNA polymerase sigma factor: protein MEDVIRRAQNGDADALGALWREYQHLLLRYFRAKGMPEPEDLASTVWLEVASSLPRFKGTEHDFRRWLFTIAARRRIDDIRSAKRRERDADAPPTRMTDVSSPSAGDVGDRERALDRALALVASLPVAQREAVTLRIIADLSISEVAAIMGRREGTVRVLVHRGLKRLSDLVDVTDRPSRTMSSP from the coding sequence GTGGAGGATGTGATTCGGCGCGCTCAGAACGGCGACGCCGACGCGCTCGGCGCGCTGTGGCGCGAGTACCAGCACCTGCTCCTCCGCTATTTCCGGGCGAAGGGCATGCCCGAGCCGGAAGACCTCGCATCGACCGTGTGGCTCGAGGTCGCGTCGAGCCTGCCCAGATTCAAGGGGACCGAACACGACTTCCGGCGGTGGTTGTTCACCATCGCTGCCCGCAGACGGATCGACGACATTCGCTCGGCCAAGCGACGAGAACGTGACGCCGACGCTCCCCCGACCAGGATGACGGACGTGAGTTCACCGTCCGCCGGCGACGTCGGTGACCGCGAACGGGCGCTCGACCGGGCACTCGCGCTGGTCGCCTCACTGCCTGTTGCCCAGCGCGAAGCGGTCACCCTTCGCATCATCGCCGACCTCAGTATCTCCGAGGTGGCCGCGATCATGGGCCGCCGGGAGGGTACGGTCCGCGTGTTGGTCCACCGTGGCCTCAAACGACTCTCCGACCTCGTCGATGTAACAGATCGACCTTCACGAACGATGTCCTCACCGTGA